Proteins encoded in a region of the Canis lupus familiaris isolate Mischka breed German Shepherd chromosome 1, alternate assembly UU_Cfam_GSD_1.0, whole genome shotgun sequence genome:
- the SALL3 gene encoding sal-like protein 3 has translation MSRRKQAKPQHLKSDEELPPPDGAPEHAVPGDGADDGDSGSEGRSGSEETNVCEKCCAEFFKWSDFLEHKKSCTKNPLVLIVNEDEPAPPSEEFPEPSPASSPSDQTESEVAEEPAPTESGEGSEVRAPEKEEEPMEAEPSGDKGFQNPGPSHTGKPPLPQIPEPAPVAAYGMPNTNVTLETLLSTKVAVAQFSQNARAAGSVGSGSGVTAVAIPMILEQLMALQQQQIHQLQLIEQIRSQVAMMNRQPLRPPLNPTAASGAPGAAVPTTSQLQGLATHSALQLSGGAPAAPAAPGPAAPPAAYEGAPLLAQPASGASAPHAPSGGPAVPAEVGGPASSSAAPAAAAPALAATGSSGGSSQPQNASTPPALGPGPLLGSAPSLPNPLLPQTSASSVIFPNPLVSIAATANALDPLSALMKHRKGKPPNVSVFEPKANAEDPFFKHKCRFCAKVFGSDSALQIHLRSHTGERPFKCNVCGNRFSTKGNLKVHFQRHKEKYPHIQMNPYPVPEYLDNVPTCSGIPYGMSLPPEKPVTTWLDSKPVLPTVPTSVGLQLPPTIPGVGSYVDSPSLTPASRSPQRPSPTSSECTSLSPGLNSSESGVPGTAESPQPVLGGSSLTKTEPVSLPGANSRAGDIPPSGQVSSTVSTAAAALTDSSISTGLCSPVLPASSDQFKAKFPFGGLLDSMQTSETSKLQQLVENIDKKMTDPNQCVICHRVLSCQSALKMHYRTHTGERPFKCKICGRAFTTKGNLKTHFGVHRAKPPLRVQHSCPICQKKFTNAVVLQQHIRMHMGGQIPNTPLPEGFQDAMDAELPYDDKAAEALSGYDDDADENSMEDDAELQEPAGDPPKPLLAYSGSCPPSPPSVISSIAALENQMKMMDSVMSCPQLTTLKSVENGSGESDHLSNDSSSAVGDLESRSAGSPALSESSSSMHALSPMNSNSESLPSKSPGLSNQEEPPETALKTERPDSPPPAPENGGALDLTAAPPGRPAIKEEAPFSLLFLSRERGKCPSTVCRVCGKPFACRSALEIHHRSHTKERPFLCALCGRGCSTMGNLKQHLLTHTLSEPRSQSCDPDSALGPSQSTPSLVASSTPTLIKMEVNGHSKALALGEGPPLPATVQVPPGPQAVMSPSLAPMLAPPPRRTPKQHNCQSCGKTFSSASALQIHERTHTGEKPFGCTICGRAFTTKGNLKVHMGTHMWNNAPARRGRRLSVENPMALLGGDALKFSEMFQKDLAARAMNVDPSFWNQYAAAITNGLAMKNNEISVIQNGGIPQLPVSLGGSAIPPLGSLAAGMDKARTGSSPPIVGLDKANSETGASRPFTRFIEDNKEIGIN, from the exons ATGTCTCGGCGCAAGCAGGCCAAGCCCCAGCACCTCAAGTCGGACGAGGAGCTGCCGCCGCCGGACGGGGCTCCCGAGCACG CCGTCCCCGGGGACGGGGCCGACGATGGGGACAGTGGGAGCGAGGGCAGGAGTGGAAGTGAAGAGACAAACGTGTGCGAGAAGTGCTGTGCCGAGTTCTTCAAGTGGTCAGACTTCCTGGAGCACAAGAAGAGCTGCACGAAGAACCCGCTGGTGCTGATAGTGAATGAAGATGAGCCAGCGCCGCCGTCCGAGGAGTTTCCAGAACCTTCCCCGGCCAGCTCTCCCAGCGACCAGACAGAGAGCGAGGTGGCCGAGGAACCGGCCCCCACGGAGAGCGGCGAGGGCAGTGAGGTGAGGGccccagagaaggaggaggagcccaTGGAAGCCGAGCCCTCTGGAGACAAAGGCTTCCAGAACCCAGGCCCCTCGCACACAGGGAAGCCGCCTCTACCTCAGATCCCTGAGCCAGCCCCAGTGGCCGCCTACGGCATGCCAAACACCAACGTGACGCTGGAGACCCTCCTGAGCACCAAGGTGGCGGTGGCCCAGTTCTCCCAGAACGCCAGGGCCGCAGGCAGCGTGGGCTCTGGCAGCGGGGTGACAGCGGTCGCCATCCCCATGATCCTGGAGCAGCTGATGGcgctgcagcagcagcagatcCACCAGCTGCAGCTCATCGAGCAGATCCGCAGCCAGGTGGCCATGATGAACCGCCAGCCCCTGCGGCCGCCGCTGAACCCCACGGCCGCCTCCGGGGCTCCTGGGGCCGCCGTGCCCACCACCAGCCAGCTCCAGGGGCTGGCCACGCACTCGGCCCTGCAGCTCTCGGGCGGGGCCCCCGCCGCGCCtgcggcccccggccccgccgccccgcccgccgcctaCGAGGGCGCCCCGCTCCTGGCCCAGCCGGCCTCCGGGGCCAGCGCCCCGCACGCGCCCAGCGGGGGGCCCGCCGTCCCTGCTGAGGTGGGGGGCCCTGCGTCCTCCAGCGCGGCCCCGGCCGCTGCCGCCCCGGCCCTGGCGGCCACCGGCTCGTCCGGCGGCAGCTCCCAGCCGCAGAATGCCTCAACGCCCCCCGCCCTGGGGCCGGGGCCCCTCCTCGGCTCGGCGCCCAGCCTGCCAAACCCACTTCTACCTCAGACCTCCGCCAGCAGCGTCATCTTCCCCAACCCGCTGGTGAGCATCGCGGCCACCGCCAACGCGCTTGACCCCCTGTCGGCCCTCATGAAGCACCGAAAGGGCAAGCCCCCAAACGTGTCGGTGTTCGAGCCCAAGGCCAACGCCGAGGACCCGTTCTTCAAGCACAAGTGCAGGTTCTGTGCCAAGGTGTTCGGGAGCGACAGCGCCCTGCAGATCCACCTGCGCTCCCACACGGGTGAGAGGCCCTTCAAGTGCAACGTTTGCGGGAACCGCTTCTCCACCAAGGGCAACCTGAAGGTGCACTTTCAGAGGCACAAGGAGAAGTACCCACACATCCAGATGAACCCGTACCCCGTCCCAGAGTACCTGGACAACGTGCCCACCTGCTCCGGAATCCCCTACGGGATGTCGCTGCCTCCAGAGAAGCCGGTGACCACCTGGCTGGACAGCAAGCCCGTGTTGCCCACAGTGCCCACATCGGTGGGGCTGCAGCTCCCGCCCACCATCCCTGGCGTGGGCAGCTATGTGGACTCgcccagcctcacccctgccaGCCGCTCCCCACAGCGGCCCTCGCCCACGTCGAGCGAATGCACCTCTTTGTCCCCTGGCCTCAACAGCTCTGAGTCGGGCGTCCCTGGGACTGCCGAGTCCCCGCAGCCAGTGCTTGGTGGGTCTTCTCTGACCAAAACTGAGCCCGTGAGCCTGCCCGGCGCCAATAGCAGGGCAGGGGACATCCCTCCCAGTGGGCAGGTCTCCAGCACGGTGTCCACAGCGGCGGCGGCCCTCACAGACAGCAGCATCTCCACGGGCCTCTGCAGCCCGGTCCTGCCAGCCAGCTCGGACCAGTTCAAGGCGAAGTTTCCCTTCGGGGGGCTGCTGGACTCCATGCAGACATCAGAGACCTCCAAGCTGCAACAGCTGGTGGAGAACATCGACAAGAAGATGACGGACCCCAACCAGTGCGTCATCTGCCACCGCGTGCTGAGCTGTCAGAGCGCCCTGAAGATGCACTACCGGACACACACGGGGGAGAGGCCGTTCAAGTGCAAGATCTGCGGGCGTGCCTTCACCACCAAGGGCAACCTGAAGACACACTTCGGGGTGCACCGGGCCAAGCCACCCCTGCGCGTACAGCACTCGTGCCCCATCTGCCAGAAGAAGTTCACCAACGCCGTGGTGCTGCAGCAGCATATCCGCATGCACATGGGGGGGCAGATTCCTAACACGCCACTGCCAGAGGGCTTCCAGGACGCCATGGACGCTGAGCTGCCTTACGACGACAAGGCGGCAGAGGCCCTCAGCGGCTACGATGATGACGCGGACGAGAACTCCATGGAGGACGACGCCGAGCTACAGGAGCCGGCCGGCGACCCGCCCAAGCCACTCCTGGCCTACTCCGGCTCCTGCCCGCCCTCACCACCCTCCGTCATCTCCAGCATCGCCGCCCTAGAGAACCAGATGAAGATGATGGACTCGGTCATGAGCTGCCCACAGCTCACCACCCTCAAGTCTGTGGAGAACGGGTCCGGCGAGAGCGACCACCTGAGCAATGACTCGTCGTCAGCCGTGGGTGATCTGGAGAGCCGGAGCGCGGGCAGCCCGGCGCTGTCGGAGTCCTCGTCCTCCATGCACGCCCTGTCGCCCATGAACAGCAACAGCGAGAGCTTGCCCTCCAAGTCCCCGGGCCTCAGCAACCAGGAGGAGCCCCCGGAGACGGCCCTAAAGACCGAGAGGCCGGACAGCCCTCCCCCCGCACCCGAAAACGGGGGTGCGCTGGACCTCACGGCGGCCCCGCCCGGCCGGCCAGCCATCAAGGAGGAGGCCCCCTTTAGCCTGCTGTTCCTGAGCAGAGAACGGGGTAAGTGTCCCAGCACTGTGTGTCGTGTCTGTGGCAAGCCTTTTGCTTGCAGGAGCGCGTTGGAGATCCACCACCGCAGCCACACTAAGGAGCGCCCGTTTCTCTGTGCGCTCTGCGGGCGCGGGTGCTCCACTATGGGTAATTTAAAACAGCACTTACTGACGCACACGTTGAGCGAGCCGCGTTCTCAGTCCTGTGACCCCGACTCTGCCCTAGGTCCCAGCCAAAGCACTCCTAGCCTGGTTGCCAGCTCCACGCCCACCCTGATCAAAATGGAAGTGAATGGGCACAGCAAGGCCCTCGCGCTGGGCGAGGGCCCGCCGCTGCCAGCCACGGTGCAGGTGCCCCCAGGGCCTCAGGCGGTGATGAGCCCCAGCCTCGCGCCCATGCTGGCCCCCCCGCCACGCCGGACACCCAAGCAGCACAACTGCCAGTCATGTGGGAAGACCTTCTCCTCGGCCAGCGCCCTCCAGATTCACGAGCGTACACACACCGGGGAGAAGCCCTTCGGCTGCACCATCTGCGGGAGGGCATTCACCACAAAGGGCAACCTCAAG GTGCATATGGGCACGCACATGTGGAATAATGCCCCCGCGCGGCGTGGCCGCCGCCTGTCCGTGGAAAACCCCATGGCTCTGCTAGGTGGTGATGCCCTCAAGTTCTCAGAAATGTTCCAGAAGGACCTGGCGGCGCGAGCCATGAATGTAGACCCCAGCTTTTGGAACCAGTATGCTGCAGCCATCACAAATGGGCTGGCCATGAAGAATAACGAAATCTCCGTCATCCAGAACGGCGGCATTCCCCAGCTCCCAGTAAGTCTCGGCGGAAGCGCCATCCCCCCCTTGGGTTCTCTGGCCGCCGGAATGGACAAAGCACGCACTGGCAGTAGTCCACCCATCGTGGGTTTGGACAAAGCGAACTCCGAGACAGGAGCCAGCCGGCC